Proteins encoded together in one Pseudomonas sp. TCU-HL1 window:
- a CDS encoding ABC transporter ATP-binding protein has product MTSALSIRQLTKTYGNGFQALKGLDLDVAEGDFFALLGPNGAGKSTTIGVLSTLVNKTSGSVNVFGHDLDRNPSALKRCLGVVPQEFNFNHFEKVFDIVVTQGGYYGIPARIAKERAEQYLTQLGLWDKHNSPSRQLSGGMKRRLMIARALIHQPRLLILDEPTAGVDIELRRSMWSFLTELNEQGVSIILTTHYLEEAEQLCRNVGIIDHGRIVEHTSMKELLKKLHKETFLLDLKEPLNVLPQLSGFTATLVDEHTLEVQVEQAQGLTELFRRLAALNVDVLSMRNKSNRLEELFVSLVEKNLVRAVV; this is encoded by the coding sequence ATGACATCTGCTTTGTCTATCCGGCAGTTGACCAAGACCTACGGCAATGGCTTCCAGGCCCTTAAGGGTCTCGACCTGGATGTGGCCGAAGGCGACTTCTTTGCTTTGCTCGGACCCAACGGCGCGGGCAAGTCCACCACCATCGGTGTCCTGTCCACCTTGGTGAACAAGACCAGCGGTAGCGTCAACGTGTTCGGCCACGATCTGGACAGGAACCCCTCCGCACTAAAGCGCTGCCTCGGCGTAGTACCCCAGGAATTCAACTTCAACCATTTCGAGAAGGTCTTCGACATCGTCGTGACCCAAGGCGGCTACTACGGCATTCCGGCGAGGATTGCCAAGGAGCGCGCCGAGCAGTACCTGACCCAGCTCGGCCTGTGGGACAAGCACAACTCCCCGTCCCGTCAGTTGTCCGGGGGAATGAAGCGCCGCCTAATGATTGCTCGCGCGCTGATCCATCAGCCGCGACTGCTGATCCTTGATGAACCCACTGCCGGCGTGGACATTGAGCTGCGTCGATCGATGTGGAGCTTTCTCACCGAACTCAATGAGCAGGGCGTCAGCATCATTCTCACCACTCATTACCTGGAGGAGGCTGAGCAGCTCTGTCGCAATGTCGGCATCATCGATCACGGTCGCATTGTCGAGCACACCAGCATGAAGGAGCTGCTGAAGAAGCTGCACAAGGAGACCTTCCTGCTCGACCTCAAGGAGCCCTTGAACGTACTACCTCAGTTGAGCGGCTTCACAGCAACGCTGGTGGATGAGCACACCCTGGAGGTGCAGGTGGAGCAGGCCCAGGGCTTGACCGAGCTGTTCCGAAGGCTAGCCGCCTTGAACGTCGACGTGCTGAGCATGCGTAACAAGTCCAATCGCCTTGAGGAGCTGTTCGTGTCCCTGGTGGAGAAAAATCTGGTGAGGGCGGTTGTATGA
- a CDS encoding acetolactate synthase large subunit, with product MAKAADVVVQCLENEGVEYVFGIPGEENLDLLESLRKSNIKLVLTRHEQSAGFMAATYGRLTGKTGVSLSTLGPGATNLVTAGAYAYLGGMPMLMITGQKPIKKSKQGRFQILDVVGMMQPLTKYTHQLASADNIPSRVREAFRLAEEEKPGAVHLELPEDIAAEQTDSLPIPPSLHRRPLAEHKSIEAAVAKLKAARSPLLVIGAGANRKMTAKVLKQLVDKTGIPFVTTQMGKGVVDERHPRFLGNAALSSGDFVHRALEAADLIVNIGHDVIEKPPFFMVRGGTEVIHVNFRSAEVDPVYFPQIEVIGDIANAVWQIGEALDEVSHWDFTRLLAIREANEAQVAEGADDDRFPVYPQRLVADVRRALPSQGIVALDNGIYKIWFARNYKAHMPNTVLLDNALATMGAGLPSAMASHLVYPDRPVVAVCGDGGFMMNSQELETAVRLKMNLTVIILRDDGYGMIRWKQSNMGFTDFGLDYGNPDFVLYAQSYGVHGHRVESAEGFLPLLQDCISTPGVHVIDCPVDYSENDRILNTELRARSAEV from the coding sequence ATGGCCAAGGCCGCCGATGTCGTTGTGCAATGTCTAGAGAACGAAGGGGTCGAGTATGTCTTCGGTATCCCCGGCGAGGAGAACCTCGACCTGCTCGAATCCCTGCGCAAGTCGAATATCAAGCTGGTGTTGACCCGCCACGAGCAGTCCGCGGGCTTTATGGCTGCCACTTATGGTCGGTTGACTGGCAAAACCGGGGTGAGCCTGTCGACACTGGGCCCTGGCGCGACCAATCTCGTCACTGCTGGCGCCTACGCGTACCTGGGCGGCATGCCGATGCTGATGATCACCGGCCAGAAGCCGATTAAGAAGTCCAAGCAGGGGCGTTTCCAGATCCTCGATGTGGTCGGCATGATGCAGCCGCTGACCAAGTACACCCACCAACTGGCCTCTGCCGACAACATCCCTTCGCGGGTACGCGAGGCCTTCCGATTGGCTGAGGAAGAGAAACCTGGGGCCGTGCACCTGGAGCTTCCCGAGGACATCGCCGCCGAGCAAACCGACAGTCTCCCGATCCCGCCCAGCCTGCATCGCCGTCCCCTGGCTGAGCACAAGTCCATCGAAGCTGCCGTGGCTAAGCTCAAGGCTGCGCGCAGCCCACTCTTGGTGATCGGTGCGGGCGCCAACCGCAAGATGACCGCCAAGGTACTCAAGCAACTGGTCGATAAGACCGGTATCCCCTTCGTCACCACTCAAATGGGCAAGGGCGTGGTAGATGAGCGCCACCCGCGCTTCCTTGGCAATGCGGCCCTGTCCTCCGGTGATTTCGTGCACCGGGCGCTCGAAGCGGCCGATCTGATCGTCAATATCGGTCACGATGTTATCGAGAAGCCGCCGTTCTTCATGGTCCGGGGCGGTACCGAGGTCATTCACGTCAACTTCCGCTCGGCGGAGGTGGATCCGGTGTACTTCCCGCAGATCGAAGTGATCGGCGACATCGCCAACGCCGTTTGGCAGATCGGCGAGGCACTGGACGAGGTCTCGCACTGGGACTTCACCCGCCTGCTGGCGATTCGCGAAGCCAACGAAGCCCAGGTCGCCGAAGGCGCCGACGACGACCGTTTCCCCGTCTACCCACAGCGTCTCGTGGCTGATGTACGCCGTGCACTGCCATCGCAGGGCATCGTTGCCCTGGACAATGGCATCTACAAGATCTGGTTTGCGCGTAACTACAAGGCACATATGCCCAATACTGTGCTGCTGGACAACGCGTTGGCGACCATGGGCGCCGGCTTGCCATCGGCAATGGCGTCGCACCTCGTCTACCCGGATCGGCCGGTCGTAGCGGTGTGTGGCGATGGTGGTTTCATGATGAACAGCCAGGAACTGGAAACTGCCGTCCGCCTGAAGATGAACCTCACGGTCATCATTCTGCGCGATGACGGGTACGGCATGATTCGCTGGAAGCAGTCCAACATGGGCTTCACCGACTTTGGCCTGGATTATGGCAATCCCGACTTCGTGCTGTACGCACAGTCCTACGGTGTCCACGGCCATCGCGTGGAAAGCGCCGAGGGCTTCCTGCCTCTGCTGCAGGACTGCATAAGCACGCCTGGTGTGCATGTTATCGACTGCCCAGTTGATTACTCCGAGAACGATCGAATCCTCAATACAGAGCTGAGGGCACGCAGCGCGGAGGTCTAA